A single genomic interval of Aphidius gifuensis isolate YNYX2018 linkage group LG6, ASM1490517v1, whole genome shotgun sequence harbors:
- the LOC122858663 gene encoding probable serine/threonine-protein kinase DDB_G0282963: MLGNVSALSNSSVPQNLNKNTIENTTTTTTCLSCFNSDDKNILINNDEHMKAWRVKNNKTTIVSDIGKNTPKDNQNISYPKLTSTTPASSSSSSSSTSTKPIVISTIHKCQSNPNFTELNNINKLNNHCSASMMINNNKIDNIKFLNEPINDTLIMFKKKLNNNSNNIVPNIIKNDNKIIKIDGANNDYKKSSANNIYESINMFKTIDNRRKNYNRQLSCSSTPSSTTSSTSTPSNHTKKLTKLKSNNCNNNRDDKTAERDEEKRCNDNIQNSINSYLPQDLPTEFQSSPTCYKDREKTKDLWRPTELEGSGNSGYLFDKYHSDDVNLTMTTPATSTPSTVSSSSSTSSSKRRTGASCQALRHAVASLNRLDDFYMEKIGSGFFSEVFKVTHKVTGQVMVLKMNQLPANRPNMLKEVQLMNKLSHPNILRFMGVIVHEGQLHALTEYINGGSLEQLIMSRHTPLSHLTRMNLARDVAKGMEYLHSRGIFHRDLTSKNVLIKKNNDINNELTAVVGDFGLAAKIPDPSSGYRLSTVGSPYWMSPECLKGQWYDQRSDVFSFGIVVCELIGRVPADPDVLPRSDNFGLDYLAVAELCASADPPPAFLQLAFNCCTYEPRSRPLFPEIVSTLDNLIIEFEERNITSKHDTDDNELITNIDELIMRESRGIKRRTSRLRSLSADGRGCDCDITTTTPSDKARCHSTRRVAEIASRRDPHYRPTTENPFHAFDGVKKIIGDLFSSCLELPSLEDVRQSGVNDCGKFKNIKNDCITKILDRKKPSSEPSSPTARKKWEKKVTTKVGAVNLFAHPLFREGWEQPRRRLSCESGFWSCVGEDLSPEPPHRRHASTLSSSAASSLFLLDDHRTSSIYTDSSEDIASIGGGDSVCWDERFNGISSSSKTISKIVDYFERKQEGIRIGHEHKYQAIPSRISLLRASIDGNVPMCNISAAQRLVVCEGAVKSKLPLFDKK; the protein is encoded by the exons atgttgggTAACGTATCAGCATTGTCAAATTCATCTGTaccacaaaatttaaataaaaatacaattgaaaatacaacaacaacaacaacatgtttatcatgttttaatagtgatgataaaaatatattaataaataatgatgaacaCATGAAAGCATGgcgtgttaaaaataataaaacaacaattgtaTCTGACATTGGAAAAAATACACCAAAagataatcaaaatataagctatccaaaattaacatcaacaacaccagcatcatcttcatcttcatcttcatctacATCAACAAAACCAATAGTAATATCAACAATTCATAAATGTCAATCAAATCCAAATTTTacagaattaaataatataaataaattaaataatcattgtagTGCTtccatgatgataaataataataaaattgataatataaaatttctaaatgaGCCAATAAATGATACcttaataatgtttaaaaaaaaattaaataacaatagtaataatattgtgccaaatataattaaaaatgataataaaattataaaaattgatggtgctaataatgattataaaaaatcatcagcaaataatatttatgaatcaataaatatgtttaaaacaattgataatagacgtaaaaattataatcgtCAATTATCATGCTCATCaacaccatcatcaacaacatcatcaacatcaacaccatcaaatcatacaaaaaaattaacaaaattaaaatcaaataattgtaataataatcgaGATGATAAAACTGCTGAAAGAGATGAAGAAAAACGTTGTAatgataatatacaaaattcaataaatagtTATTTACCTCAAGATTTACCAACTGAATTTCAATCATCACCAACATGTTATAAAGATCGTGAAAAAACTAAAGATTTATGGAGACCAACTGAACTTGAAGGTTCTGGTAATTCtggatatttatttgataaatatcatTCGGAtgatgttaatttaacaatgacAACACCAGCAACATCAACACCATCAACTGtatcatcatcctcatcaacatcatcatccaAAAGAAGAACTGGTGCATCATGTCAAGCATTAAGACACGCTGTTGCATCATTAAATCGTCTTGATGATTTctatatggaaaaaattggTTCTGGATTTTTTTCTGAAGTTTTCAAg gTAACACATAAAGTAACGGGACAAGTTATGGTGCTAAAGATGAATCAGCTACCTGCAAATAGGCCAAATATGCTGAAAGAAGTACAATTGATGAATAAACTAAGTCATCCTAACATACTCAg attcatGGGTGTTATTGTACATGAGGGTCAACTTCATGCACTGACTGAATACATAAATGGTGGAAGTTTGGAACAACTGATTATGTCAAGACATACGCCCCTAAGTCACCTGACAAGAATGAACCTTGCTCGAGATGTTGCCAAGGGCATGGAATATTTACACAGTCGTGGAATATTTCATCGTGATTTGACctcaaaaaatgtattaattaaaaaaaataatgatataaataatgaattaacagCTGTTGTTGGTGATTTTGGTCTTGCTGCTAAAATACCAGATCCAAGTTCTGGTTATAGATTGAGTACAGTTGGTAGTCCATATTGGATGTCACCAGAATGTTTAAAAGGACAATGGTATGATCAAAGATCAGatgtattttcatttggtATTGTTGTTTGTGAACTTATTGGACGTGTACCAGCTGATCCAGATGTATTACCACGTTCTGATAATTTTGGTCTTGATTATCTTGCTGTTGCTGAGCTATGTGCATCAGCTGATCCACCACCTGCATTTTTACAACTTGCATTCAATTGTTGTACA TATGAACCAAGATCACGTCCATTATTTCCTGAAATAGTATCAacacttgataatttaataattgaatttgaaGAAAGAAATATTACAAGTAAACATGATACAgatgataatgaattaataacaaatattgatgaattaattatgaGAGAATCAAGAGGTATTAAAAGACGTACATCAAGGCTACGTAGTTTATCAGCAGATGGACGTGGTTGTGATTGTgatataacaacaacaacaccatcagATAAAGCACGTTGTCATTCAACAAGACGTGTTGCTGAAATAGCTAGTCGTAGAGATCCACATTATCGTCCAACAACTGAAAATCCATTTCATGCATTTGAtggtgttaaaaaaattattggtgatttattttcaagttgtttAGAATTACCATCACTTGAAGATGTTAGACAAAGTGGTGTTAATGATtgtggtaaatttaaaaatattaaaaatgattgtattactaaaatattagatagaaaaaaaccaagttcAGAACCAAGTAGTCCAACAGCACGTAAGAAATGGGAAAAAAAg gTTACAACAAAAGTAGGTgcagtaaatttatttgccCATCCTTTATTTCGTGAAGGTTGGGAACAACCACGTCGTCGTTTAAGTTGTGAATCTGGTTTTTGGAGTTGTGTTGGTGAAGATTTAAGTCCAGAACCACCACATCGTCGTCATGCATCAACATTAAGTAGTTCAGCAGCAAgtagtttatttttacttgatgatCATCGTACAAGTTCAATATATACTGATTCATCAGAGGATATTGCAAGTATTGGTGGTGGTGATTCAGTATGTTGGGATGAACGTTTTAATGGTATAAGTTCATCAAGtaaaacaatatcaaaaattgttgattattttgaaaGAAAACAAGAGGGTATTAGAATTGGTCATGAGCATAAATATCAAGCAATACCAAGTAGAATTAGTTTATTACGAGCTAGTATTGATGGTAATGTACCAATGTGTAATATATCAGCAGCACAAAGACTTGTTGTTTGTGAGGGTGCTGTTAAAAGTAAACTACCACTTTTTGATAAAAAGTGA
- the LOC122858688 gene encoding pancreatic lipase-related protein 2-like isoform X1, with protein MRKFNFYNIIMIILLEINLISGIQQSIHSLARRNRMIGRRVRDELKPKICFDLVGCFADPPAHLTLKRRPEDPSVIQTKFLLYTRKTRDNNDVPHELVYYDDQRSMINSKFNSSKSLKIIIHGFKGSGSNGALNGVNSLLDLEDANVIILDWTKGAGTSYQAAVANTELVGRQLSLILLDAINMGTSPNKIHIIGFSLGAHVAGCASEVLKKKNLLLGRITGLDPASPFFRHHILREKSRKLDSSDAEFVDVIHTDGSEIFTDGFGLLRPIGHVDFFPNGGREQPGCTDVKNSVVYGHFHEDVLDNKIACSHSRSWELFVESLKSQFGKCKFTAWSCNQGVADFFDGNCFPHVDDNKPSQEMGISASRGSRGIYYLATTHQSPYCGDPVRASVVTSNNPLRTIGTLFLQINIRNSTTLFKIICNLNDRNDAQSILHDISAVNYGSLDDKINEIEGKIWYQSKFDNEDDVTTKRPRSLNLYFNKLTLEDRQGNRWEYCKDKSFIDFNEISLILTRNGCRKI; from the exons atgagaaagtttaatttttacaatattattatgataatattgttggaaattaatttaatatctgGTATTCAACAAAGCA tacATTCATTAGCGAGACGTAATCGAATGATAGGACGTCGTGTTCGAGATGAGCTGAAGCCAAAAATATGTTTCG ATTTAGTTGGCTGTTTTGCTGATCCACCAGCTCATTTGACCCTGAAACGTAGACCAGAAGATCCAAGTGTAATTCaaacgaaatttttattatacaccAGAAAAACacgtgataataatgatgtacCACATGAATTGGTATACTACGATGATCAAAgatcaatgataaattcaaaatttaattcaagtaaatcattaaaaattataatccaTGGTTTTAAAGGAAGTGGATCAAATGGAGCATTGAATGGTGTTAATTCATTGCTTGATTTg GAAGATgcaaatgtaattattttagattGGACAAAAGGAGCTGGAACAAGTTATCAAGCAGCTGTTGCTAATACAGAACTTGTTGGTCGTcaattgtcattaattttattagatgCAATAAATATGGGAACATCACCAAATAAAATCCACATCATTGGTTTTAGTCTTGGTGCACATGTTGCTGGTTGTGCATCTgaagtgttgaaaaaaaaaaatttactgttgGGACGTATAACGGGACTTGATCCAGCATCACCATTTTTTCGTCATCATATATTACgtgaaaaatcaagaaaattagATTCATCTGATGCtgaatttgttgatgttattcATACTGATGGATCGGAAATATTTACTGATGGTTTTGGTCTTCTACGTCCAATTGgacatgttgatttttttccaaatg GAGGAAGAGAACAACCAGGATGTACTGATGTTAAAAATTCAGTTGTATATGGTCACTTTCATG aggATGTTCTGGACAATAAAATAGCATGCAGTCATTCAAGATCATGggaattatttgttgaaagtttaaaaagtcaatttggtaaatgtaaatttacagCGTGGTCATGTAATCAAGGTGTTGCTGATTTTTTTGATGGTAATTGTTTTCCacatgttgatgataataagcCAAGTCAAGAAATGGGTATTTCAGCAAGTCGTGGATCACGTGGAATTTATTATCTTGCTACAACACATCAGTCACCATATTGTG gtGATCCAGTAAGAGCTTCTGTTGTCACATCAAATAATCCTTTGAGAACAATTGGTACAttgtttttacaaataaatattagaaattcaacgactttatttaaaattatttgcaa tttaaatgaTAGAAATGATGCTCAGTCAATATTGCATGACATATCAGCAGTTAATTATGGATctcttgatgataaaataaatgaaattgaagGAAAAATTTGGTACCAATCGAAATTTGATAATGAGGATGATGTTACAACAAAAAGACCACgttcattgaatttatattttaacaaattaacacTAGAAGATCGTCAAGGAAATAG ATGGGAATATTGTAAGGATAAAagtttcattgattttaatgaGATCTCGCTGATATTAACGAGAAATGGATgcagaaaaatttga
- the LOC122858688 gene encoding pancreatic lipase-related protein 2-like isoform X2, which produces MIGRRVRDELKPKICFDLVGCFADPPAHLTLKRRPEDPSVIQTKFLLYTRKTRDNNDVPHELVYYDDQRSMINSKFNSSKSLKIIIHGFKGSGSNGALNGVNSLLDLEDANVIILDWTKGAGTSYQAAVANTELVGRQLSLILLDAINMGTSPNKIHIIGFSLGAHVAGCASEVLKKKNLLLGRITGLDPASPFFRHHILREKSRKLDSSDAEFVDVIHTDGSEIFTDGFGLLRPIGHVDFFPNGGREQPGCTDVKNSVVYGHFHEDVLDNKIACSHSRSWELFVESLKSQFGKCKFTAWSCNQGVADFFDGNCFPHVDDNKPSQEMGISASRGSRGIYYLATTHQSPYCGDPVRASVVTSNNPLRTIGTLFLQINIRNSTTLFKIICNLNDRNDAQSILHDISAVNYGSLDDKINEIEGKIWYQSKFDNEDDVTTKRPRSLNLYFNKLTLEDRQGNRWEYCKDKSFIDFNEISLILTRNGCRKI; this is translated from the exons ATGATAGGACGTCGTGTTCGAGATGAGCTGAAGCCAAAAATATGTTTCG ATTTAGTTGGCTGTTTTGCTGATCCACCAGCTCATTTGACCCTGAAACGTAGACCAGAAGATCCAAGTGTAATTCaaacgaaatttttattatacaccAGAAAAACacgtgataataatgatgtacCACATGAATTGGTATACTACGATGATCAAAgatcaatgataaattcaaaatttaattcaagtaaatcattaaaaattataatccaTGGTTTTAAAGGAAGTGGATCAAATGGAGCATTGAATGGTGTTAATTCATTGCTTGATTTg GAAGATgcaaatgtaattattttagattGGACAAAAGGAGCTGGAACAAGTTATCAAGCAGCTGTTGCTAATACAGAACTTGTTGGTCGTcaattgtcattaattttattagatgCAATAAATATGGGAACATCACCAAATAAAATCCACATCATTGGTTTTAGTCTTGGTGCACATGTTGCTGGTTGTGCATCTgaagtgttgaaaaaaaaaaatttactgttgGGACGTATAACGGGACTTGATCCAGCATCACCATTTTTTCGTCATCATATATTACgtgaaaaatcaagaaaattagATTCATCTGATGCtgaatttgttgatgttattcATACTGATGGATCGGAAATATTTACTGATGGTTTTGGTCTTCTACGTCCAATTGgacatgttgatttttttccaaatg GAGGAAGAGAACAACCAGGATGTACTGATGTTAAAAATTCAGTTGTATATGGTCACTTTCATG aggATGTTCTGGACAATAAAATAGCATGCAGTCATTCAAGATCATGggaattatttgttgaaagtttaaaaagtcaatttggtaaatgtaaatttacagCGTGGTCATGTAATCAAGGTGTTGCTGATTTTTTTGATGGTAATTGTTTTCCacatgttgatgataataagcCAAGTCAAGAAATGGGTATTTCAGCAAGTCGTGGATCACGTGGAATTTATTATCTTGCTACAACACATCAGTCACCATATTGTG gtGATCCAGTAAGAGCTTCTGTTGTCACATCAAATAATCCTTTGAGAACAATTGGTACAttgtttttacaaataaatattagaaattcaacgactttatttaaaattatttgcaa tttaaatgaTAGAAATGATGCTCAGTCAATATTGCATGACATATCAGCAGTTAATTATGGATctcttgatgataaaataaatgaaattgaagGAAAAATTTGGTACCAATCGAAATTTGATAATGAGGATGATGTTACAACAAAAAGACCACgttcattgaatttatattttaacaaattaacacTAGAAGATCGTCAAGGAAATAG ATGGGAATATTGTAAGGATAAAagtttcattgattttaatgaGATCTCGCTGATATTAACGAGAAATGGATgcagaaaaatttga